CAGACAAAGCTCCGGTTTTCCGGCACGCTGAAAAAATTGCGTGCACCCGCGCCGTCCGCGTTCAGATGGGCGCTGCCTGCAGCCGCCGTATTCGCGTTCGCGCTGATCGTTCCGATCAGCATTCGGCAGGGCGTTTCCGGAAATCAAGGCTCACAGACTTCCGTACCGATCAGCATTCAAGCGAGCGCGCTCGGCAGCGGCCTTGCAACGCCGGCAGTTTCGGGATTTCTTCCGGGAAATTTGATACATCAGGTTCAAAATACGGGCGCAAGTTCCGGCAATTATATCCGCAGCACACTGCCGTCGCTGACGTCCGGCACGGCGGGTTCCAATTCGTATTCGACTGACAATATGTTCGCAACAGTGGATATATTCCGTCCCGAATTTGAAACCGGCAACCGGATATCGGTTAAAATAACGCTTTCGAATTTGGGTGAACTTCCGATTTCAACGGAGTTTACCGTTCCCGCTTGGGATTCAGCTGAACATCTGCCGGGAAACGAATAGTGAATTTCAACTTCGGATATCTTTTCCGCAAATCACCGCTTTTTAGGGCAGCCAGCATCGGCTGCCTTATCGTCGTTATATTGGTGATAATCGCCGCCGTTACGATGAACATACTGCAGGAACCGGTTATAACGGCGATCAATCCGCAGATAGGCAGCCCCGGCGACATAATGACCGTTACCGGAAGCGGATTCGGTCATATCAGGGACACGAATTACGTTGAAATAGGCGGAAGCAGACTGACGGCGTCCGCATACCTTTCCTGGACGGATACCGAAATACGGCTGCTGCTTCCGACTAACGTTCAGGACGGGCTGGTCTTCGTTTCAACGCACGACGGCCGTTCCGAACCGGTCATTTTTGCGAATAAAAACGCAATCCCGGTTGCCGTCAGGCAGGAAAAGAAAACGGTACAGCCGGTCATTACCGATGAAAATTACCGCGCCGTATCCGTCGGGCAAATCCTCACAATACGGGGAAGCAATTTCGGTTCAGTCAAAAACGATTCGACCGTTTATTTTACGCCGCAGTGGATGGAAGGAAAATCACCCGCGCAGGACTCGCAAATGAGCGGTCTGGAATATATTCCGGCTTCGGAACAGGAATTCGATTACGAATACTGGAGTGATACGGAAATCCGCGTACGCGTTCCCGACGGTGCGGCCAGCGGTTATATGTACGTCCAAACCGATAAGGGGCAAAGCAATCACCGCCGAGTCAGCGTCTCTACCCCGCCCGGCACGAAACGTTTCTCCGGCAAACGGACGTATCTGATACAGGTGTCGGCGGACGTTACTAACGCGGTTACCGACGCGCCGGCAGTACTGACGTTGCGCGTGCCCCGTCCGCAGCAGGGCGCGTCGCAGCCGTTCGTGCAGATGACCGAATGTTCACCGGATCCGGTTATCGCCGAATATAATAAAACGATCATTCATCAGGTGCAGCTCGATACGCTCGGCGATAAAAAAGCCGTGTTCACGCAGAATTTCGTGGTACCGGTTTTCGCCGTTACCACGGATATAACGCCGAGCAAAGTAACCGCCCTTACCGAAAAAAACAGGCTGCTTTACGCGGCGACGCTTGCGCCCGATCCGTGCATATGCAGCGATCTGCCGGAAATAGAAGCGCTGGTGCAAACAGTCTTGAAACGGGAATCCAATCCCTACCGGCAGGCAAATCTGATCTATTCATACATACTGGACACGTACACACTGCTGCAGGAAATCCGACCGGGTGAACCGGATATAGGGGAACTGCTCGAATCGAAAGCCGGCGACGCGTACGATTTTGCCGTTCTGTTCTGTACGCTTGCCCGCGCAGCGGGTATTCCCGCCATACCGGTCAGCGGCATACTCGTCGACGGCTCCCGGAACAGTCTGAATCATTGGTGGTGCGAATTCTATCTGGAAAATATCGGCTGGATACCCGTCGATCCGTCGTTGGGAGCGGGACTGACTTACGAAATTTTTCAGCCGCCTGAAAATTACCGTGAATTTTATTTCGGAAATCTCGATTCCCAGCACGTCGCGTTTTCCCGGGGCTGGAACACGATCAAATCGACAATCGTAAACAACAAAACGGTGTATCGCCCGAAAACATACGCGCTGCAATCGATCTGGGAGGAAACCTCGCAGGGTGCGATCAGTTACAGCTCGCTTTGGAACGATCCGGTCGTTGTGGGAATTTATTAGCAGCACGGATGCTGCGAAAGGAGATACAGGTGGTAAAGGTTTTGTCGCTCGGCGGTTCGATTGTTGCTCCGGACTCGCCGGATGCGGATTTTCTGATACGGTTTTCACGAATGATCCGCGAATGGCTTGCCGAAGATGCAAGCCGTAAATTGATTCTGGTCGTCGGCGGCGGCGGCCCCGCGCGCACGTATCAGAAAGCCTATCGGACGATCACCGAACAAACGGGTACTGCGCCGAACAACGAGCAGGCTGACTGGATAGGCATTACGGCGACGCGGTTGAACGCACAGTTGTTAAAAGCGATATTCGCCGACATGTGCAATCAGGACGTCGTATACGATCCGACGCAGGTGTCCGAATTTTCCGGCAGGATCATGATTGCCGCCGGATGGAAGCCCGGTTTTTCAACCGACAACGACGCGGTGTTATTGGCGGAACGTTTTGCAGCGGACACGGTCGTAAATCTTTCAAATATCGAAAAAGTATACACCGACGATCCGCGGAAAAATCCCGACGCAAAACCGCTCGACGAAATCAGCTGGGACGATTTCCGCAAAATGGTCGGCGACGAATGGACTCCCGGTAAAAACACTCCGTTCGACCCGATTGCAAGCCGCCGGGCGCAGGTAGCCGAATTAACAGTCATTTGCGCGGGCGGAACCGATATCGACAATACGAGAGCGGTACTCGACGGGAAGCCGTTTAAAGGTACCAAAATAAGTTAATCGCCGCGCCCGTTCAGCGGCACAAGCCGCCGTGTACCTACGGAATTATCCGTTCGCACCCGGCGGCTTTATTTAAAACCGGCGCATTACCGGATTTTTCAGTAAAAAACTTCAAGACGACCGAGCAGCGCATCCAATTTGGTTCCGTACGAGACGTCCGCTGCCCAAGTTCCCGCAAGCGCCCAAACGTCGGGAGCCTTTCCGCGCGGATTCACGTACTTATAACGGGGATCGACGAGCGCCCCCTTGAGCGGAACCGTCGTTCCGTATGCATGCAGATGCTGAACGTGCGCGCGAACGCCGAGCCGTTCGGTCGGAAACCGTTCGCCGGGTCTGGAAGCGTCGATCGCACCGAGACCGCAGTAATTGTGCATGTCCGGCGTAACCAATCCGCCGAATCTCAAAAATCCGGTTTCAAGGCACATCTGCACGAACGCTACGTCGGAATTGATCCTTTCCGCAGCACATTCTTCAACGTAATACGACGCAAGTCTGCTCACGAGAACTCCATCCGCATCGGGATTCTGCGATAAAAAAAACGCGCACAGCTGTGCGGCCGATTTCATACCGGAAGCATCGATCCTCCTCGATATCGGAACGGATTGGGCAGGTTCTGCGGAAAAATTTTTCATTCCGGCACAAGAAATGAAAATCAGACAGCCGGCCAGCAGCATAATTATAATAAGGAATCGCGTTTTCATACGATAAGAGTACTTTTTTTTATGTTTTTATGCAAGAACGGATAAATTGCGATCTGTAAAACCAATAATATAAAGCGCGCGGTGCGGCTGGAGGAATCAGTGAAAGAATGCAGAAAACCGGATATTCGGGAAAAGGTGTTAAAAAACGGTTTGACGTTTCCGACCGACGAGGAACTCATCATGCTGCTGCTCGGCAGCGGGATACAGGGAATGCCGGTAAAACAGATGGCAAAAAAAGTACTCGGCACCGTATCGGAATCACATGCCGAAACGCTTATCCAAAGTTTATTGAGCATTACCGGTATCGGCCCGAGTAAGGCGCTGCTGGTAGGCGCAGCCATCGAATTCGGGCGCAGACAAAACGCAGCAACCGGCAAAAAAATCCAAACGCCGGCAGACCTCGTTCCGTTTTTGCAGCACTATTCAATGCAGACGAAAGAACATTTTGTCTGCGTTACACTGAACGGCGCATATGAAATTATCAAAATACGGTCGGTTTCCGTCGGAACCATAAACAGGACAGTCGTACATCCCCGGGAAGTATTTACCGACGCGGTTAAAGATATGGCGGCGGCAGTCATTCTCTGCCATAATCATCCGTCAGGCAGCGAGGCACCGTCGGAAACCGACATAGAAACAACGGAAAAACTGATGATCGCCGCAGAATATATCGGAATAAAAATATTGGATCATATCATCGTAACGCAGAAAACGTATTACAGTTTCAAAGAACACAATCTCATCCCCGAAAACGGAACGGAATAATGCCGATGAAAAACGTACGATGCACGGGTATCCCTTACGATTGGATACGCTTCGTTTCTCCGGCATCTTCCATTTCGAGTTCGGATCTCTTTGCAACAAGCAGATCCCGTTCTTCGGACTGCGAAACGATAGATTGCTGCAGCGAAGCGTTTTCTTCCGTCAGACGATGTATTTTCAATTCATTTTCGCCGATGTTCCGCTGCAGCAGTTCAATACGTTTGCCGGCGGAATCGATTTTGGCTGTCAAGGAAATGATTTCCATTTTGCGGTTGCACGATACGGCTTCCGCACGATTTACGGCAATTTTGTCCAAGTGGGATTGTACGTCTTTTCCGGAAACATCATCGTACGGAACGAGGATTTCGCCGTCGGGTGTAACGTATTTTCCGGCAAATTCATGACCGGTTTTCTGAGCCAGCGCGTATTGTTTTCCGTTCAACTGTTCGATCTCGCGGGTAATATTTTCTATTCTGCGTTCCCCGTTTCCCGAAGCGCCCTTACCGGCGAGCAGCTGTTCGTTTTTCTGAAAACGGTTTTCACAATCGGCGGCGTCGGCAGAAAGCTGGTTTATACGGCGTTTCAAATCCGCACACGGAGCATACGCGGCGCTTACCTCGGCAGACAGCGTTCCTTCGGCGTACAGCGGTTCCAGAACGCCGGATTCAAACACGGCAAGAGCGCTTTTTACGTACAGCTGCGCCAGCCGTTTCTGCAACTGCACGAACGCGGAATTACGGGCTGTATACTGCACTTGCGTCAGCAGTCTGTTCATGAACGACTGCGTTTCCATTTGCTGACGCAGCGTTTCAAGCGCGGTTCGAGCTTCCTGCTCCTTTTTGCGCTGTTCGGCAACGGCGATCCGGTATTGCTCAAAGGCGGCACCGTAGCGGCTGTCAATCGCATCGGACAGCGCGCAGCCCAGTTTTTCATAAAGCGGATTCCATTCGGAATTCAATTCCGCCGCTTGTTTTTTAAAGGCCTCCGATTCTTTACGGATCGCAACGCTCTTCGCTACGATCTCTCGAATCGAATCGATGTCGGAACGCAGAGAATCTTTCAGATGCTCGTATTCCGTATATTCGGCCAGAACGGCCGCATCGATACCGTTTTCGGCGGATGTCAGCAAGGCTCGCCCGATCGCGGCTTCCGAAGAGAAAATATCTTTTTGTATTTGTTCCAGCCGTTTCTGCAGTTCGGCCGTCGTCTTAAAGGTGCTCATATATATAATATAACACATTTGAATCAAAAAGGTAATAAAATATATGGCAGTTTTCATGAAATCGGTTTATACTTAAATACGTTCCGGCGCCCCGGCAATTTACGGCGTGCAAAACCCGAACGATTATCTGTGAGGAGAAATTATGACTATCGATATTACTCCGGAAATGACTTCCCGGCATTATCTGGCATCACAAAAACGTTATGAAACAATGAAATACGCCTATTCCGGGAAAAGCGGTCTCAAACTGCCGATGCTGTCATTAGGACTTTGGCACAATTTCGGCAGCAGCGCAAGTATGCCAAACATGAAAGCGCTGTGTTTTACCGCGTTTGACAACGGCGTAACCCATTTCGATATTGCCAATAATTACGGACCGCCTCCCGGCAGTGCCGAAGAAAATTTCGGAAAAATTCTGCATACGGATCTTCGCCCGTATCGGGACGAACTGATCATCTCGACTAAAGCGGGATACGAGATGTGGCCCGGACCGTACGGAGACCACGGCAGCAGAAAATATCTGCTTGCAAGTCTTGATCAGAGCCTGCGCAGATTGAATCTTGACTACGTAGATATTTTCTATCATCACCGGATGGATCCCGAAACACCGCTGGAAGAAAGCATGGGTGCGCTCGCTCAGGCGGTAAAAAGCGGCAAAGCGCTGTACGCGGGCATTTCAAATTACGATGCGGAACATACGAAAAAAGCGGCGGCGATTCTTGCCGGCTTGAACTGTCCGTTCGTTATCAATCAGGTACGGTATTCCCTTTTCAACCGGCAAATCGAAAAGGACAATTTAAAAGAAGCAGCCCGAAAAGCCGGCTGCGGCATCATTACGTTCAGTCCGCTCGCGCAAGGGTTGCTGACGGACCGATATTTAACCGGTATTCCGGCAGACAGCAGAATCGCGGTAAGCGGAAAATTCCTGCATGAATCGGACCTGACGGAAGAACGGCTTGCCCAGATACGGGCGCTGAACGATATCGCGCGGCGGCGCGGACAAACGCTCGCACAGATGGCGCTTTCATGGATTCTGAGAGACGGCGCGATAACGAGCGTCCTCATAGGCGCGTCGAAACCGGAACAAATTACGGAAAATATAAAAATCATCCAAAACACGTCGTTTACCGATGAGGAACTTGCCGAAATCGACCGTATCGCGCCGGCAGCAGAATAATGCTCAGCTACAGACACGCCTTTCACGCGGGAAATCATGCCGACGTGCTGAAACACGGTACGTTGGTATTGATTCTTGAAAGTTTGCTGAAAAAAGACAAACCGTTCACCGCGTTTGATACGCACGCAGGGGCCGGCGCGTATCGATTGGACGACGAGCGTCTCGCTCAAACAGGAGAAGCCGCCCGCGGCGTGCAGCGGCTGCTTGCCGCTGACAGCGTACCGGCCGAATTGGAAAGGTACGTGAACCTGTGCCGAACGTACGCCGCGCACGGAATGTATCCGGGCTCGCCTGAAATCATGCGCAGCCTGATGCGCCGCACGGATAAACTGTTTTTATCGGAATTGCACACGACTGAAATAGAAGTACTCAAAGGAACCGTGCAATGCCGGCCGCTTGCCGCGGAAACGGATACTGCGGCGGATTCCGACCGCTTTCCGATACCAACCGTCCGGCATACGAGCGGATTTGCGCTGCTGAACGCGGCCGTTCCGCCGCTCGTTAAACGCGGATTGATCCTGACGGATCCGAGTTACGAAACGGACGGCGATTATACGGACGCGGCGGCGGCGCTGGTGCAGGCACACCGGAAATGGAACACGGGTATTATGGCATTGTGGTATCCGCTGCTTTTTCACCGCCGTCGGGAACTGCAGCAGCTTAAAGCAACGATCACCGGCGGCGTACGCTCCGCCGCCGCAAAACTCGGCGAAAGCAGCGTTATCTGCGCCGAATTATGCGTCGCGCCGGAAAAGGAACCCGAACCGGGTACGCCGCGCCTGTACGGTTCGGGAATGCTGATCATCAATCCGCCGTATCAGCTCGAAGAACAGCTGAACGTCGTTTTGCCGTATCTGTCGAACATACTTTCCCCGGAAGGAAATTGGCGAATCGGGCACCTTGTCTGATCACCACGCTACGACGAAAAAGCCAATCCGCTGCCGCCGGGCGCACGCGTAACCGTCACGGTCGAATCTTCGCCGTATTTTCCCTGTAAAATCTCTTTTGCAAGCGGATTTTCCAAATACGCCTGAATCGAACGTTTGATTGGTCGCGCGCCGAACAGCGGATCGTAACCGACGTCCGCAAGAAATCCGATCGCGTCGTCTTTTACGATCAGTGTAATGCGACGCTCTTCGAGCCGTTTTGCAACGCGCTCTATTTGGTTTCGAACGATCGCGGCGATATTCGATTTATCAAGACGGGTGAACGTAATGACTTCGTCTATCCGGTTCAGGAATTCAGGTCTGAACGTCGATTTGAGCAGTGAATCGAGCTGCGGTTTTATCGCGTTCAATTTTTCACTCGTGTCGGCTTCCAAAATCAAATCGGAACCGAGATTGCTCGTCATAATGATGATCGTATTTTTGAAATCGATCATACGCCCCTGCCCGTCCGTAAGACGCCCGTCGTCAAGCACCTGAAGCAATACGTTGAACACGTCCGGATGCGCTTTTTCGATTTCGTCGAACAGCACGACGCTGTACGGACGGCGGCGGACTGCTTCGGTGAGCTGACCTCCTTCGTCGTATCCTACGTATCCGGGAGGTGCGCCGATCAGACGGCTCACGCTGAATTTTTCCATATACTCGCTCATGTCGATACGGGTAAGCGATTTTTCATCGTTGAACAGAAAATCCGCGAGCGTTTTTGCAAGTTCCGTTTTACCGACGCCCGTCGGTCCGATAAACAGGAAACTGCCGAGCGGACGATTTTCATCCGAAAGTCCCGCACGATTGCGGCGGATAGCGTCCGCAACGCTGTTCACCGCTTCATCCTGTCCGATTACGCGCTTGTGCAGGACGTTTTCAAGTTCCAGATATTTCTGTTTTTCACCGGCAAGCATTTTACTGACCGGAATTCCCGTCCAGGTCGCAATAATGCGCGCGATATCTTCTTCGGAAACTTCCTGCCGTAAAAGCGCCGTCCGGTCGCTGCCGTCGCTTTTTTCCTTTTCGGCTTTTTCCGCCGCCGTTTCCAGTTTTTTTTCGATTTCGGGAATCCGACCGTATTTAATCTCGGCTGCTTTATTGAAATTACCTTCACGGGTATATTTCGTTTCGTCAATCCGCAATTGCTCAAGCTCTTCCTTGAGCTTGCGGCTCTCGCCGATCTCTTTTTTTTCGTTTTCCCACTGGAGTTTCATCGCGTCGCGCTTGGAAGAAAGTTCCGCCAGTTCTTTTTCAAGTTTGGCGAGCCGTTCTTTTGAAGCGACGTCGTTTTCTTTGGAAAGCGCCTGTTTTTCGATCGTGAGCTGCAGCACGCGCCGTTCGACTTGATCAAGTTCAGTCGGCTGACTTTCGATTTCCATTTTGAGCCGGCTGGCCGCTTCGTCCACGAGATCGATCGCTTTGTCCGGCAGGAACCGATTCGTGATGTACCGATTTGAAAGCACGGCGGCGGAAACGAGCGCGTCGTCGCGAATTCGGACGCCGTGATGCACTTCGTATTTTTCTTTCAGACCGCGCAAAATGGCAATCGTATCTTCGACGGACGGTTCGGCGCAGTACACCTGCTGGAAACGGCGTTCAAGAGCGGCATCTTTTTCGATATATTTACGGTATTCGTCGAGCGTCGTCGCTCCGATCGCGCGCAGTTCTCCGCGGGCAAGCGCCGGTTTCAGCAAATTCGACGCATCCATTGAACCTTCAGACGCACCGGCGCCGACGAGCGTATGCAGCTCGTCTATAAACAGAATTATCTGTCCCTCGGATTTCTGCACTTCACCGATAACGGCCTTCAGGCGCTCTTCAAATTCACCGCGGAATTTGGCTCCCGCGACGAGCGCGCCCAAATCGAGCGATAGAACCCGTTTATTTTTGAGACTCTCGGGAACGTCCCCCGAAACGATACGGCGGGCGAGTCCTTCGACGATTGCCGTTTTGCCGACGCCGGGTTCGCCGATCAGAACCGGATTATTTTTGGTACGCCGCGACAATACCTGCATGACGCGCCGGATTTCTTCATCGCGCCCGATTACCGGATCGATTTTTTCCTGCCGGGCAAGAGCGGTCAAGTCGCGACAGTATTTTTCAAGCGACTGCATCGTCGATTCCGGATCCTGATTCGTAACGCGCTGATTTCCGCGCACCGCTTTGAGCGCATCGAGGATCGCGTTGCGAGTGATGCCGTTTTTTTTGAGTAATTCACCGCAGCGTCCGTCCGATCCTGCTATAGCCAAAAAGATATGTTCAGTAGAAAGATATTCGTCTTTGAGCGAAGCGGCCTCCTTGTCCGCTTTCGCAAGGATTTTCGCCGCCTCCGCAGACAGGCTTATCTGAGCTCCGCCGCTGATACGAGGATAGGTGTCAAGTAATTGCTGCGTATCTTCGATCAACCGGGAGACAGAAAAACCGATCCGCTCAACGAGCGGCGGTACGACGCCGTCTTTCTGCTGAAGCAGCGCAACGAGCAGGTGCTCCGTTCCGATTTCACTGTGGTCGTTCTGTTGGGCAAGCGTGCTTGCATTCTGCAGCACTTCCTGCGCTTTGATTGTATATTGATCGTAATTCATACTTTTAAAATACGCATGAAACCGCCGAAATTCAAATTTTTCGGTAAAGGAAGTAAAAAAACGAATCCGTGGTAAGGAGAAGAGCCGGAGGAAGCACCGCTACGGCGCGGTATCGATACTGCCGTATTCGCAAAACGCGTGTTCAAGTTTTGCGTATTCGATAAGTTCCAGATTTTTGCGGCCGCGGCGGTACAATTTGATTTCGCCGATACCCGCGCCGCCGCCGAGCACGTGCAGTTCAGCGGTTGAAGCAAACGGAAGCTCGTATTTGCGCAGCATCATCTGCGCAGCGTCGCAATATACGTCGATATCGAGCAGGAAATTCTTATTTTCGGCACTTACCGTCCAATGGACGTTCGAGTCGACGGTCGTACAGTTAAACCGGACTTTTTCACGTTTTTGTACGTACGAAACGCGCTGAACGCGGTCATCGGTTTCAAAATCCGCAAAAACAGCCGCCGTGCCGGCGCACACGCCCTGAACGGCAAAGCTCGAATTTTCCAGCAATTTTCCGGAAATCAGACTTTGCAGCCGGGAACCGGAAAGATGGAAAAACGGCTCGGGATAATTTTTGCCCCACAGCAAATCGGAGTACCCGTTTGAAAGGGACGGCTTGACAATCCACTCCGCGCCGTTAACCGTAACGCTGCCGGAAAACACCGTTCTCATACCGACAACGTTCCATTTCACATCTCGCTGCAACGTAACCGGCACGCGATCCGTGTTTTTTTCCATCCGTAAATTCCACGACATCGTTCCCGCAACCGGATCGGAAACGGAACCCGCCGATTCGGTATAACCGAACGTACACGAGCCGCAGGAAAGTCTTAATTCTTTTTTTGAAACGGTCAACAGACCGGTGGGATTAAACGATTCAAAACGGCAGCCGCCGCTGCCGTACATACCGGCACGAATAACGAAATACGAAGGAACGGCGGCGGGTGTTGAAGCCGCCGAAGCGTATAAAGACGGATCGGAAACGGCAGCAACCGTGCACAGATTACTCTGCACGGTTTCCGGAGAAACGGCAGGATTCAATATGTCCAATTCAATAAAAAATGACGCAATTTCACCGGTTTCCAACTGATATCCGGTAAAAACATACCGGCACTTGCTGAAACCGCTTCTTTTCAGGATACTTTTCACCATTTATACCCACCCGACAGATATTTTTTGAATTGCAGATTTATTATCGGCAATCCGGTGATAATAAATGAGTTTTTAGAAAATTTTATTTATTGATTTGGAAATATCTTCCTGCTCTTTCGGAAAATTCTCATCGAGAAATTCAAAGCATTCAACGGCAATCTGCTGAATATGTTCATACCAAATCGTATATAATTCACTTTCCAAAGATCCCGGATATGGAGCACCCTGAACGTCCGATACGAGTCTTCTTAATTTTTCACTGCACTCTTTTAACCGCTTGTCCATAACAACCACCTAAACCTTTAGCAAATAGCCAAAGTCATTATACCGGCAAATCAATAATTTTTCCAGTCTTTTCCGTGTTTTTTCCGCAAATTATTGCGCGAGTACATTCCGTTTCCGCCGCAGAAAGCCGAATCGCCGCCGCTTTAACGTCGGATGCGGAAACGGACAGCAGCCATTTTATTTTACGCTCGCGCTGATCGTCCGTCAGCGCGTACAGGCAGCGCAGAAAACCGGTAAAGCCGCGGGAAGACGGAGAACGCGGCTGCACTTCCTTGCTGTAGCATCCGGTAACGATCCGCTCCAGCGTTTCGCCGTCAAGCAGCGTATCCGAGGCCTCCGTAAGACATTGCGAGAAAACGTCCAGAGAATGAAGCGGCTTGGGATCACGGTACGAAGCGAACGTAAACACCCGTTCTATCGCGTCTGACCAGGCGAACGCTCCGTACGCCCCGCCGACCGTGCGGATCCGTTCCCACAGCACCGAATTCGTCAGCCAATGGGCGAACACACTGTCGTGAACGGCTTCTTTGCTGCCGTACGCACTCGCTTTGCAGGCCGCGGCGGCAAAACCGACTTGAGCCGAGACCGTAAACTGTTCAAGCGCACGGTGCGCCGCACGGTGCGCCGCACGTCCGCCGGATTCCGCACGGTGCGAAACGGGAGCGTCGTGTGAAGCGCCCGCAGCAGAATCGGAGATACTGCAAGATTCACCGTCGTACGCGGCGGCGGATGCGGGGATGTCGGTCAGCGCGTACAGTTCCGCCGCAGCGTACGGTACCGGCGCAGACGGCGGCAGCAAATCACACGCGGCGGCAAAAGCGTCGAGCCGCTGCCGAAGCGCAAGAACGCCCGGTTCGTCGGCCGTCACGTGCAGAACGGTGCCCGATCGGCGCAGTGCCGCCATGATTCGGCCGAACGCGCGCGGCAGAAAATCCGGTTCTGCGTCCGCAAGCCGTTGCGCGGTAAACACCTGCGACAAGCCGTTCCATATTTCATCCAGCGCCTTCGACGGACTGAACCGGCACGAAGCGCGGGACGCGGCGTACTCGTTGCCGGAAGGAATCACCGACGCGATCATATCGTTGCGGAATTCGGCGGCAAGATCGCGCAGGCGTTTTACATCGGAAAAATCGGGCGTGCGCAGGCAATCCGCCAAAAGCGCGAGCGCGTCGTCCGCATATTCGGTAAGCATCTTAACGCGGAAAAACAGCCAGCTCCGCCCTATCACGGGATCCGCCGGGTCCGCAGACAACGCCGACTCGGGCGTACCCGACGTAAACAGACTCGCACCGAATCCGCCCGTCTTGAGCGCCACCTGCGCGGCGGATTGCGCCCATGATTTTCCGCCGAAACCGACGTTCGTAACGACGGCGGCGAACAGCGG
This sequence is a window from Treponema brennaborense DSM 12168. Protein-coding genes within it:
- a CDS encoding anti-sigma factor family protein yields the protein MSTCPEKDIHSIYLDNELPQTYVPEYETHIASCTQCRAELLKLKQLSALLKDDAGRISFPAEELDGGFVRLQTKLRFSGTLKKLRAPAPSAFRWALPAAAVFAFALIVPISIRQGVSGNQGSQTSVPISIQASALGSGLATPAVSGFLPGNLIHQVQNTGASSGNYIRSTLPSLTSGTAGSNSYSTDNMFATVDIFRPEFETGNRISVKITLSNLGELPISTEFTVPAWDSAEHLPGNE
- a CDS encoding transglutaminase domain-containing protein, whose product is MNFNFGYLFRKSPLFRAASIGCLIVVILVIIAAVTMNILQEPVITAINPQIGSPGDIMTVTGSGFGHIRDTNYVEIGGSRLTASAYLSWTDTEIRLLLPTNVQDGLVFVSTHDGRSEPVIFANKNAIPVAVRQEKKTVQPVITDENYRAVSVGQILTIRGSNFGSVKNDSTVYFTPQWMEGKSPAQDSQMSGLEYIPASEQEFDYEYWSDTEIRVRVPDGAASGYMYVQTDKGQSNHRRVSVSTPPGTKRFSGKRTYLIQVSADVTNAVTDAPAVLTLRVPRPQQGASQPFVQMTECSPDPVIAEYNKTIIHQVQLDTLGDKKAVFTQNFVVPVFAVTTDITPSKVTALTEKNRLLYAATLAPDPCICSDLPEIEALVQTVLKRESNPYRQANLIYSYILDTYTLLQEIRPGEPDIGELLESKAGDAYDFAVLFCTLARAAGIPAIPVSGILVDGSRNSLNHWWCEFYLENIGWIPVDPSLGAGLTYEIFQPPENYREFYFGNLDSQHVAFSRGWNTIKSTIVNNKTVYRPKTYALQSIWEETSQGAISYSSLWNDPVVVGIY
- the pyrH gene encoding UMP kinase, whose protein sequence is MVKVLSLGGSIVAPDSPDADFLIRFSRMIREWLAEDASRKLILVVGGGGPARTYQKAYRTITEQTGTAPNNEQADWIGITATRLNAQLLKAIFADMCNQDVVYDPTQVSEFSGRIMIAAGWKPGFSTDNDAVLLAERFAADTVVNLSNIEKVYTDDPRKNPDAKPLDEISWDDFRKMVGDEWTPGKNTPFDPIASRRAQVAELTVICAGGTDIDNTRAVLDGKPFKGTKIS
- a CDS encoding glucosaminidase domain-containing protein encodes the protein MKNFSAEPAQSVPISRRIDASGMKSAAQLCAFFLSQNPDADGVLVSRLASYYVEECAAERINSDVAFVQMCLETGFLRFGGLVTPDMHNYCGLGAIDASRPGERFPTERLGVRAHVQHLHAYGTTVPLKGALVDPRYKYVNPRGKAPDVWALAGTWAADVSYGTKLDALLGRLEVFY
- the radC gene encoding RadC family protein yields the protein MKECRKPDIREKVLKNGLTFPTDEELIMLLLGSGIQGMPVKQMAKKVLGTVSESHAETLIQSLLSITGIGPSKALLVGAAIEFGRRQNAATGKKIQTPADLVPFLQHYSMQTKEHFVCVTLNGAYEIIKIRSVSVGTINRTVVHPREVFTDAVKDMAAAVILCHNHPSGSEAPSETDIETTEKLMIAAEYIGIKILDHIIVTQKTYYSFKEHNLIPENGTE
- the mgrA gene encoding L-glyceraldehyde 3-phosphate reductase codes for the protein MTIDITPEMTSRHYLASQKRYETMKYAYSGKSGLKLPMLSLGLWHNFGSSASMPNMKALCFTAFDNGVTHFDIANNYGPPPGSAEENFGKILHTDLRPYRDELIISTKAGYEMWPGPYGDHGSRKYLLASLDQSLRRLNLDYVDIFYHHRMDPETPLEESMGALAQAVKSGKALYAGISNYDAEHTKKAAAILAGLNCPFVINQVRYSLFNRQIEKDNLKEAARKAGCGIITFSPLAQGLLTDRYLTGIPADSRIAVSGKFLHESDLTEERLAQIRALNDIARRRGQTLAQMALSWILRDGAITSVLIGASKPEQITENIKIIQNTSFTDEELAEIDRIAPAAE
- a CDS encoding 23S rRNA (adenine(2030)-N(6))-methyltransferase RlmJ gives rise to the protein MLSYRHAFHAGNHADVLKHGTLVLILESLLKKDKPFTAFDTHAGAGAYRLDDERLAQTGEAARGVQRLLAADSVPAELERYVNLCRTYAAHGMYPGSPEIMRSLMRRTDKLFLSELHTTEIEVLKGTVQCRPLAAETDTAADSDRFPIPTVRHTSGFALLNAAVPPLVKRGLILTDPSYETDGDYTDAAAALVQAHRKWNTGIMALWYPLLFHRRRELQQLKATITGGVRSAAAKLGESSVICAELCVAPEKEPEPGTPRLYGSGMLIINPPYQLEEQLNVVLPYLSNILSPEGNWRIGHLV